The following coding sequences are from one Virgibacillus necropolis window:
- the fliG gene encoding flagellar motor switch protein FliG, which produces MARTKSTLTGKQRAAILLISLGPDVSAQVYKHLSEEEIEKLSLEISSVKKVESKLKEDVLEQFHQIALAQDFISQGGIGYAKTVLEKAFGKQEASSIINRLTSSVQIRPFDFARKADPQQVLNFIQGEHPQTIALVLSYLDPEQAGQILSALPQEMQADVAKRIATMDSTSPEIISQVEQVLERNISSSLTEDYTQTGGIQAVVEVLNGVDRSTERTILDALEIQDPELADEIKKRMFIFEDIVILDNRAIQRVIREVENEDLRLSLKVSSDEVKDLVFKNMSQRMAETFKDEMEYMGPVRLRDVEEAQSRIVAVIRRLEDIGEIVIARGGGDDIIV; this is translated from the coding sequence ATGGCACGAACAAAATCAACATTAACAGGCAAGCAAAGAGCAGCAATTTTATTAATTTCCTTGGGTCCTGATGTCTCCGCACAAGTATATAAACATTTATCGGAAGAAGAGATAGAAAAGTTAAGTCTAGAAATCTCTTCGGTAAAGAAAGTTGAATCGAAACTAAAAGAGGATGTATTAGAGCAGTTTCATCAAATTGCTCTTGCTCAGGACTTTATTTCACAAGGTGGAATTGGATACGCTAAGACGGTTTTAGAAAAAGCTTTTGGAAAGCAGGAGGCGTCAAGTATCATCAATCGGCTTACTTCTTCCGTCCAAATAAGGCCATTCGATTTTGCTCGCAAAGCCGATCCACAGCAAGTATTAAATTTTATTCAGGGCGAGCATCCCCAAACGATTGCGCTTGTATTATCTTATCTAGATCCTGAACAAGCTGGGCAAATATTATCAGCTCTTCCTCAGGAAATGCAAGCGGATGTAGCAAAACGTATCGCAACAATGGACTCCACCTCACCTGAAATTATTAGTCAGGTTGAGCAAGTTCTGGAGCGAAATATCTCTTCCTCGCTTACTGAAGATTATACACAGACGGGTGGAATTCAAGCGGTAGTCGAGGTGCTAAATGGTGTAGATCGTAGTACAGAAAGAACTATTTTAGACGCTTTAGAGATACAGGATCCAGAGTTAGCGGATGAAATTAAGAAACGAATGTTTATTTTTGAAGACATTGTAATTTTAGACAACCGAGCTATCCAGCGTGTTATTCGTGAAGTAGAAAATGAAGATCTCAGACTTTCACTTAAAGTATCAAGCGATGAAGTGAAGGATCTTGTTTTTAAAAATATGTCACAACGTATGGCTGAAACGTTTAAAGATGAAATGGAATACATGGGTCCAGTACGCCTGCGAGATGTAGAGGAAGCACAGTCTAGAATTGTAGCCGTAATACGTCGACTTGAGGACATTGGAGAAATTGTTATTGCCCGTGGTGGGGGTGACGATATTATTGTCTAA